From the Thermococcus sp. MV5 genome, the window CTATTTCACTTGCTATATCTTCAAAGATCTTAAGCATGATATACTCTAATCTTTGAAGTTAAATTGCTTTTCGATTCTTCAACAACTTTTTAAAGACCTCTAGAAAAGGGTAATGCGGTGAGGGTTATGAGGATTGCAGTCATCGATTATGACAGATGTAATCCAGACAAATGCGGTCACTTCCTTTGTGAGAGAGTATGTCCTGTTAATAGGATGGGTGGGGAAGCTATAATCATTGAGGAAGACCAGTACAAGCCGATAATCCAAGAAGCAAGCTGTACTGGATGTGGAATCTGCGTTCACAAGTGTCCCTTTAACGCAATAACGATAGTAAATCTTCCAGAAGAGCTGAGAGAAGGGTGTGTGCATAGATATGGAGTTAACGCTTTTGCCCTTTATAGGCTACCTGTACTTAAAGAGGGTATGGTAGTAGGCATTCTAGGTCCAAACGGTACTGGTAAAACCACAGCCGTTAAAATACTCTCAGGTGAGATCGTTCCAAACTTATGTGGGTCAAATGATAGCTGGGATAGTGTTATACGAATGTTTAGAGGAAACGAACTTCAGAACTACTTTGAGAAGCTCAAAGATGGGACGATAAAGAAGGTCGTAAAACCACAGTATGTAGATCTGATTCCAAAGGTTGTTAGAGGTAAAGTCAGGGATCTCCTTGAGAAAGCGGATGAAAGGGGAATCTTAGAAAAGCTTGTTGAGGAACTTGAGCTTTCTAACATTCTTGATAGAGAAATCCAGCATCTCAGTGGTGGTGAACTGCAAAGAGTGGCAATAGCAGCAGCAATGGCAAGGGATGCTAACTTCTATTTCTTTGATGAACCCTCATCTTACCTTGACATAAGACAGCGACTTAAAGTTGCTAGAGCTATTAGGAGATTAGCAGAAGAAGGCAAATCGGTTATGGTTGTAGAGCATGATTTAGCTGTTCTTGATTACCTAAGTGATATCATCCATGTGGTTTATGGTAAGCCGGGGGCCTATGGTATTTTTTCAATGCCAAAAGGGACTAGAGTTGGAATAAACGTCTTTTTAGAGGGATATTTACCAGAAGAAAATGTGAGATTTAGACCATATCAGATAAGGTTCACAAAATTAAGTGAGAGACACACCCAGACAGGAGAAGTCTTGGTAGACTATCCATCTTTGATCAAAGATTATGGGAGCTTTAAACTTGAAGCAGAAGGGGGAGAGCTTTATAAAGGAGAAGTAGTGAGCATAGTGGGTCCAAATGGTATAGGTAAAACAACCTTTGTAAAAATGCTTGCTGGAGTTGAAGAACCCACAAAAGGAAAAGTCGAGTGGGAGCTTAAGGTTAGCTACAAACCCCAATACATAAAAGCTGATTATGATGGTACGGTGTATGAACTCCTAAGTAAAATTGACCCGGCCAAACTTATGAGCAACTTCTACAAAACTGAACTTCTGAATCCACTTGGTATTCCTGAACTCTATGAAAGAAAGATAAATGACCTCAGTGGTGGTGAACTGCAAAGAGTGGCAATAGCAGCCTGCCTTTTAAGAGATGCTGATTTGTACCTTTTAGATGAGCCCTCGGCATATCTTGATGTCGAGCAACGCTTGGCTGTTTCAAGAGCCATAAGGCACCTAATGGAAAAGAACGAAAAAACAGCACTTGTTGTAGAACACGACGTCCTTATGATAGATTACATAAGTGACCGTATAATGGTCTTCGAAGGAGAGCCAGGCAAACATGGAAGAGCCTTACCACCAATGGGAATGAGAGAAGGCATGAACAAGTTTTTAGCCAATGTAGGGATCACTTTCAGAAGAGATCCCGATACAGGAAGACCAAGAGCTAATAAGGAAGGAAGTGTTAAGGATAGAGAACAAAAAGAAATTGGAGAATATTATTATACAATTTAAGAAAGAATGGGTCATGCTAAAAAGAATTTTAGGTGAGGGGGTTAGTGTGCCTAACTCTTGGCAACCTTATTAATAAGCCGCAGTATGTAAGTGTTTTCTTCAACAGTTGTTGCACCTTTGTTTCTAGGTATTCCCAATTCAACTTGGGCTTCAATTCCATGAGCTTTCAAAAAGTCCTGAGTTTTTGTTTTTAGTGTTGTATAGTCCTCTCGGTTTATAAGTCCATAAACTGTAGGACCCCAAGAGCTCTGTCCGTATCCATATGTGTTTTCTTTCAGAAACTCCATAACAAATTTGATGTCTTCCCTAAACTCTCCTCCCTGGTATTTCTCAAAATGCTTGCCAACCAAGATTTGTATCTGGGTTAGATGTTTCCCAAATTCACTAATATCTCTTTCCTTAAGTGCTGGCAACAAACCCAATACAACCCTATGGGAGATCTTCTCAGCAATTTCTGAGACCCCCCCAACACTTTCCATTATTGGTCTCTCCTCCTCCTCATCAAGTCCTCTCCTAACGTTGGGAGTGACTAATAGAAACCCCCATTCTTCAGGAAACTCTTCTCTTATTATAAGAGGAGGAATTCCTTTCCCAACTCCACCATCAACTAAAAAACCTCCATATTTAAACGCGTAAATACCAGCACCGGAATTTTTACCCCTTCCTAACAAAGAGGCTAATCTTTCAACGCTAATTTTAAGTCCATTTAGAGTGGCTATTCCCAAACCAACGGCTAAAGTTAATTGAGTAGTCGAACCCAGCCCAATATGCCGAGGAATTGCATTCTCTACCTCAACAAGATAATTAAATCCTGTCAAAAATTCTTGATTCATCCTGTCAATCGTGAACCTTATTGTCCTCATGTCTTCTTCATTTGCCCTTATCTCTAGTTTATCATGAGGGACTATTCGTATCCTATATCCTCCCTCAAGAGCAACTCCCAATGAACCGAATCTTCTTCCTAACGACGCTGAAGGATCTATCAATCCTAGGTGAAGCCTTTTTGGAGTTTCGATTAACATTCTCTCACCCTAACATTTTATAGTTCTTGAGTTAAAACAATTTTCGGTGAATGTCATGAAGTTTGTTGGTACTTCCTTAGAAGAACCAAGAATTATGGGTGTGATTAATGTCTCCCCTGAGAGCTTCTTTAAAGGGAGTGTAAAACAAAAAGAGGAGGATTTGATTGAAACAGCCCTCAAAATGGTCGAAGAAGGAGCATCCTTTATTGATATCGGGGCAAAATCCACGGCTCCGTACCTCGAAACCCAGATATCAGTAGAAGAAGAGACTAAGAGAGCAGTTTGGGCATTAAAGACCCTTAGACCACACATTAACATACCAATAAGTATAGACACTACCAACGCAAGAGTTGCTGAAGCCGCAATAAAAGCTGGAGCTGATATAATAAATGATGTAACTGGGTTTAAAGGAGACCCAAGAATGGTAGAAGTTGCCAAAGAATATGGTGTCTCAGTTATCCTCTGTGCTCACAGAGAAGTAAGGGACTTCACCGACCCAGTTCATGAAGTTGTCAACGCCCTTCAAGAGAGTCTCCAAATAGCCTACGAGAATGACATTGAAAAGGATAAAATAGCAATCGACCCAGCAATAGGATTTTTACGACCTAAATGGCCACCATGGTACGAATGGGACTCAAAGATTATTGCAAATTTAAACCTTCTGAAAATATTTGGCCTTCCTATTCTCATAGGGATCTCAAGAAAATCTTTTATAGGAGCAATAACCGGAAGAAGAGATCCAATGGAAAGGCTCGCTGGCAGTTTAGGAGCTACAGCAATAGCGGTGTGGAATGGAGCAAATATAATAAGAACCCACGACGTCAAGGAAACTCTTGATGCGATTAAGGTTGCACACTTTATAAAAAGATTTAGAGAGTGAGCTCTTCTATTTCAAATTTTTCATTTTCGAGGTCTATAGTCAGGTAAAAAGCAGTTCTATTTTTAACTTCCTCAAAGCTTAATTCTGAGTAGACTTCAAATGTTGATGAAACTATCGCAAAGAGATTTTTTCTTTCTACTTTTAAGAGGCGCGAATACCGCTTATATAATGAATTCTCTTCTCTTTTTCTCACCATATAAGCAGTTACAAAGGCCTTTATTTCAGATGGTGTGATAAATAAGCTGGCAGTGTTAAGCGTTGTCCTAACTGCGGGGATAATTTCCTTGAATCTTTTTAAGATCTCATCCTTCGAGAAAGAACGCAATGAACTCAACAAATAGAGGCCCACTACATAGCTGTCAGAGATATCCTTAAGCTTTTCATTGTCCAATCCAGCCATATCTATCAGCATCTGCTTATTCAAATCTCCATTGTGATAAAACCAAAAATTAAAGCCCTCTGGGGAGGAATACACTAAAGGCTGAGCATTGAAAAGATTAACAGTTCCCTGGCTAGCAGCTCTTGTATGGGCTAGAAGAACGCCAAAACCATCAAGGGATTCCAAAAACTTTCTTACACCTTTTGTGTCTTCAAAAATAGGCTTAGATGTTTTATAATATTCTAAATCGTCCTTACTAATCCACACAAAGCCCCAGCCATCCTTGTGATAGGGAGTTTTTCCAAACGCCACTTTATAAACGTCATTCTCCGAGGATTTTACCAAGGCATCCACAAACTCTTTCATTTCACTTCCATTTCCAACTGCAAAAAGGACTCTGCACATTTTACTCACCAAACTTTTTTAGGCAAAGAAGTTTTAAAAATATTGGAGGGACAAAGGTGCTCCTTAAACAACTCAAAGAGAAAGCTATGAAGAAAATAAAAGAAGACTTTAGAATACTGGACTTCTCATTCGCGTTGCCTTATACTTATGTTGTTTTAGAAGGACCCGAGGGAAAAGCTATTGGCCTAGCAATGACACTCCCCGAAGAGATAGGAGAATACAAGACATCATTTAAGTTCCCTAGCTTAAAAGAGTTCATTGATAAGACAGATAGCTTAAACATTATAGAAAGAACCCTTGGGGTAGCAACAATCAATGCTATTTCTCAATATTATATTGACTTAAGCAAAGCTACTTTTCAAGATGCTACTGAACTCGTAGAAGACGCCAAGAAGATAGCCATTATCGGAAATATGCCTCCAATAGTTAAAATATTGAAAGAAAAAGGAAAAGAGATCTTTATATTCGAAAGAAATCCAAAATTGTGGGATAGAGAGACTTTAAGTGATAGCCTCGAGTATTACCTACTTCCTGAAATGGATGCAGTAATAGTAAGCGGATCCGCTCTGTTAAACTGCACCCTTGATATGATAGTGAAAAGAAGCAAAAAGGCCAAGAAAATCATTTTAACTGGAGCAACTGCTCAAATTCTCCCGGAATTCTTGAAAGGAAGTGGAGTAACCCATTTGGCCTCAGTAAAAGTTATTGATGTGGAAAAAGCCATTTTAAACCTAAAAATGGGAAGCTTCAGAGGCTTTGGCAAACAAAGCAGAAAATATGTAATTGAAGTCTAAGACCCTTATTATCTTTAATTTATAAATCCAGGACATTCAGGCCGAAAATATATTGCCAAAAGGCCCTAATACAGTAAGTTTTTTATCGACTTCTTTTAAGTTTCAAAGGGGTCTAAAATGCTAAAACTTCAGGAGACTATAATAAGTGTCATCAAAAAAGTACGTGAACACAGGCTGCTTTATGAAAAAAATGAAGAGGCTGTAAAGCAACACTTGATAGGTGAAATCTTTAGAACGCTAGGCTGGGACTGGGAAAATCCAAGAGAGGTTAGACCAGAGGAAAGAACAGAGGAGGGAAGAGCTGACTACGCACTAGTGCTTGAAGATAAAATTGTTGCTTATGTTGAGGCCAAGAATCTGGGAATTAATGTCTTAAGAAACGAGAGAGTTTTAAGACAGCTTGCTGGATACTGCTTTTCTCGTGGAGTTAAATATGGAATAATTACAAACGGGACCCAATGGAAAGTTGTAAAGGCCTTTGAAGAAAATTCTACTCTCGAAGATAGGATCTTGTTAAGAATTGACCTTCTAAATGAACCTCTTGAACGTGCTACACTGAAACTGAGTTTCTTATCAAAGAATAAAATCACAAAATTAGAAGACTACTCCCTTTATCTGGAAGCTTTTACATGGGGTTTCGAAAATCTCAAAAAGAGCTATCCCAAAGACTTCCTCCTTTCATATTTAACCAGTTCAATAAAATCAAATTTCCTCCTTTTGGATCATCTAGATGGAAGTGAAATTCCCAAAGGTCTCTATGTGTATGACAACGGTTGGAAAGGTGTTCCACTAATTGAAAAAAATCTTAAAGGAGTATTGCTCTCCTTACTTCTATACCTAGCAGAGAAAGCATCCAAAAAAGAGAAAAACGAGATTCTTATAGCATACA encodes:
- a CDS encoding ribosome biogenesis/translation initiation ATPase RLI → MRIAVIDYDRCNPDKCGHFLCERVCPVNRMGGEAIIIEEDQYKPIIQEASCTGCGICVHKCPFNAITIVNLPEELREGCVHRYGVNAFALYRLPVLKEGMVVGILGPNGTGKTTAVKILSGEIVPNLCGSNDSWDSVIRMFRGNELQNYFEKLKDGTIKKVVKPQYVDLIPKVVRGKVRDLLEKADERGILEKLVEELELSNILDREIQHLSGGELQRVAIAAAMARDANFYFFDEPSSYLDIRQRLKVARAIRRLAEEGKSVMVVEHDLAVLDYLSDIIHVVYGKPGAYGIFSMPKGTRVGINVFLEGYLPEENVRFRPYQIRFTKLSERHTQTGEVLVDYPSLIKDYGSFKLEAEGGELYKGEVVSIVGPNGIGKTTFVKMLAGVEEPTKGKVEWELKVSYKPQYIKADYDGTVYELLSKIDPAKLMSNFYKTELLNPLGIPELYERKINDLSGGELQRVAIAACLLRDADLYLLDEPSAYLDVEQRLAVSRAIRHLMEKNEKTALVVEHDVLMIDYISDRIMVFEGEPGKHGRALPPMGMREGMNKFLANVGITFRRDPDTGRPRANKEGSVKDREQKEIGEYYYTI
- a CDS encoding beta-ribofuranosylaminobenzene 5'-phosphate synthase family protein → MLIETPKRLHLGLIDPSASLGRRFGSLGVALEGGYRIRIVPHDKLEIRANEEDMRTIRFTIDRMNQEFLTGFNYLVEVENAIPRHIGLGSTTQLTLAVGLGIATLNGLKISVERLASLLGRGKNSGAGIYAFKYGGFLVDGGVGKGIPPLIIREEFPEEWGFLLVTPNVRRGLDEEEERPIMESVGGVSEIAEKISHRVVLGLLPALKERDISEFGKHLTQIQILVGKHFEKYQGGEFREDIKFVMEFLKENTYGYGQSSWGPTVYGLINREDYTTLKTKTQDFLKAHGIEAQVELGIPRNKGATTVEENTYILRLINKVAKS
- the folP gene encoding dihydropteroate synthase, with product MKFVGTSLEEPRIMGVINVSPESFFKGSVKQKEEDLIETALKMVEEGASFIDIGAKSTAPYLETQISVEEETKRAVWALKTLRPHINIPISIDTTNARVAEAAIKAGADIINDVTGFKGDPRMVEVAKEYGVSVILCAHREVRDFTDPVHEVVNALQESLQIAYENDIEKDKIAIDPAIGFLRPKWPPWYEWDSKIIANLNLLKIFGLPILIGISRKSFIGAITGRRDPMERLAGSLGATAIAVWNGANIIRTHDVKETLDAIKVAHFIKRFRE
- a CDS encoding class II glutamine amidotransferase translates to MCRVLFAVGNGSEMKEFVDALVKSSENDVYKVAFGKTPYHKDGWGFVWISKDDLEYYKTSKPIFEDTKGVRKFLESLDGFGVLLAHTRAASQGTVNLFNAQPLVYSSPEGFNFWFYHNGDLNKQMLIDMAGLDNEKLKDISDSYVVGLYLLSSLRSFSKDEILKRFKEIIPAVRTTLNTASLFITPSEIKAFVTAYMVRKREENSLYKRYSRLLKVERKNLFAIVSSTFEVYSELSFEEVKNRTAFYLTIDLENEKFEIEELTL
- a CDS encoding Rossmann-like domain-containing protein, translated to MLLKQLKEKAMKKIKEDFRILDFSFALPYTYVVLEGPEGKAIGLAMTLPEEIGEYKTSFKFPSLKEFIDKTDSLNIIERTLGVATINAISQYYIDLSKATFQDATELVEDAKKIAIIGNMPPIVKILKEKGKEIFIFERNPKLWDRETLSDSLEYYLLPEMDAVIVSGSALLNCTLDMIVKRSKKAKKIILTGATAQILPEFLKGSGVTHLASVKVIDVEKAILNLKMGSFRGFGKQSRKYVIEV
- a CDS encoding type I restriction endonuclease: MLKLQETIISVIKKVREHRLLYEKNEEAVKQHLIGEIFRTLGWDWENPREVRPEERTEEGRADYALVLEDKIVAYVEAKNLGINVLRNERVLRQLAGYCFSRGVKYGIITNGTQWKVVKAFEENSTLEDRILLRIDLLNEPLERATLKLSFLSKNKITKLEDYSLYLEAFTWGFENLKKSYPKDFLLSYLTSSIKSNFLLLDHLDGSEIPKGLYVYDNGWKGVPLIEKNLKGVLLSLLLYLAEKASKKEKNEILIAYKQLRNIPLSKDQIMLLLRELEKEKGVKIGLEI